The DNA region GCCACCACTTCATCGATTGAAGAAGAGGTTGAAAAAGCCGTTTGGGCTTGCCGTTGGGGTGCCGATAATATCATGGATTTATCCACTGGACAGAATATTCATGAAACCCGCGAGTGGATTATCCGTAATTCACCTGTTCCTGTGGGAACTGTGCCTATTTACCAAGCTTTGGAAAAAGTAAACGGCGTTGCCGAAGATTTAACTTGGGAAATTTTCCGTGATACGCTTATAGAACAAGCCGAACAAGGGGTGGATTATTTTACCATTCACGCCGGTGTACTGTTACGTTATGTGCCTATGACGGCAAAGCGCGTTACTGGCATTGTTTCCCGCGGTGGTTCCATCATGGCGAAATGGTGTTTGGCACATCATAAAGAAAGTTTCTTGTACACGCATTTTGAAGAGATTTGCGAAATATTGAAACAATACGATGTCGCCTTTTCTTTGGGTGATGGTCTGCGCCCAGGTTCGGTGGCCGATGCCAACGACGAAGCCCAATTTGCCGAATTGGAAACTTTAGGCGAGTTAACCCAAATAGCCCGTAAACACGAAGTACAGTGTTTTATTGAAGGCCCCGGACACGTGCCCATGCACATGATTAAAGAAAATATGGAAAAGCAAATTGAGGTTTGCGACGAAGCCCCATTTTACACTTTAGGCCCTTTAACCACCGATATCGCGCCGGGTTACGACCACATTACCTCTGGAATTGGGGCCGCAATGATTGGTTGGTACGGTTGCGCCATGTTATGCTACGTAACCCCGAAAGAACACTTAGGTCTACCTAATAAAGACGATGTTCGCACCGGCGTAGTTACCTATAAATTAGCCGCCCATGCAGCCGATTTAGCCAAAGGCCACCCGGGAGCACAACATCGTGACAACGCTTTGAGTAAAGCACGTTTCGAGTTCAGATGGGAAGACCAGTTTAATTTAGGTTTAGACCCCGAATTGGCTCGCGAATATCATGACGAAACCTTGCCGGCTGCTGGTGCTAAAATTGCACATTTCTGCTCAATGTGCGGACCAAAATTCTGTTCGATGAAAATTTCTCAGGAAGTCCGCGATTTTGCTAAGGAAAACGATATTGTTGAAAATGAAGTCATCAAAAAAGGCATGGAAGAGAAATCGCAAGAGTTTAAGGAAAAAGGTTCGGAGGTTTATTTGTAGAATTTCAAAAACGTTACGTCACTTCGAGTGATTCCGAAGTATGAGGAATTGTATCGAGAAGTGCCCAACCAAGAAACATAAATAAGAATACTTCTCGATAAAAATTTTAGTCATTCCAATCCTAAAATTCACTCGAAGTGACGTCATTAAAAATATGGTAGTTTTAATCGCTCCCGAGCAGGACATAAAAAATGAAATTTCTATTCTAAATCAGCTTTTCGAAGCTGGTTTAGAGTATTTTCATTTACGGAAGCCACATAAAAACTATCAATCGCACGGCGAGTATTTAAACCAAATTGATAAACGTTTTCACAACAGAATTGTGGTACATCAACATCATAAATTGATAAACGATTATAACTTAAAAGGCATTCATTTTCAGGAGGCCAAACGACGCGAAGTTTCTTTGGACACTCTTCAAAGCATCAGGAATAACCAAAGCATCTGTATGAGCAGTTCGTTTCATTGTACCGAAGAATTGATGGCGTGTGAGTTCGAGTTCGACTATCATTTATTGAGCCCGGTGTTTTCATCCATTTCAAAAAAAGGTTACAGAGGCCGTGGTTTTGATGTTAACCACATCAACAAACCCATCATTGGAATGGGCGGAGTGACCACCAAAAACCTGTCGGAATTCACAAAACTGGGTTACCAAGGCGTTGGTGTTTTAGGCGGTATTTGGCAGAGTGAAACGCCTGTGCAGGATTTTAAAACGATGAAACATCACTTCGAGTGATTCCGAAGCATGAGGAATTGTATTGATAAGTTTTCTAAACAGATTATAAAAATTATGAAATGCTGAAACAAAGCTTCGACTCCGCTCAGCCTGACAATTCAACATAACAACATATGCAAAACGATAAAACATATATATTAACCATTGCAGGCCACGACCCCTCGGGTGGTGCGGGACTCACTTCAGATATCAAAACATTTGAGACACATGGTTTGTACGGTTTATCGGTTTGTACAGCCATTACGGTTCAAAACGATGTGGATTTTAAAACTTGCGATTGGGTAAAACCCGAAGTTATTTCAGACCAAATTGATGTGCTTTTTCAACGGTTTCAAATTTCAGTAGTGAAAATTGGCATTGTTGAATCTTGGGACGTTTTGCTAAGTATCTTAAAACAGTTAAACCACCTCAACCCTGATATAAAAATCGTTTTAGATCCTATTTTTAAGGCCAGCGCCGGGTTCGATTTTCATACTTCAGAAAATCAACAGTTGTTAGATAGTATTTGGGACAGGTGTTTTATTATCACCCCTAATTACGATGAAATTCAATCCCTTTACCCAGAAAAAGATATAGAAACGACTCTTGAACACATTTCAACCAAAACCCAAATTTATTTAAAAGGTGGACACAGAACTGATAAACCAGGCTGGGACGCATTGTACCACAGTAAAATTGTAAAGATCAATATCCCACCAAGTGTTGAAAAAGTTTCAGAAAAGCACGGCAGCGGTTGTGTATTGTCGTCTGCCCTGGCCTCCAATTTAGCTTTAGAAATACCTTTGGAAGACGCTGCCCAACACGCCAAATATTACACCGAGCAGTTTTTAAATTCGAATTCGGGTTTACTCGGTCATCACAATTATCAATTAAAACATTAGCAACATGCAAATAGCAAAGCTTCATTATATATCACAAGGAGATTCTCCGGAAGCCCATCTTAAAAACGTCCAAAAAGCCTGTACCTACGGTGCCGAATTGGTGCAACTTCGATTAAAAAATTATTCCGAAGATATCATTTTAAAAACCGCAGAACAAGCTCGGGAAATTACGGCACATTTTCAAACGCGGTTGATTATAAACGACCATTATAAAATTGCTAAAGTTATAAAAGCAGACGGTGTGCATTTGGGAAAAACCGATACCTGCCCCGCCGAAGCCCGTGAATATTTAGGTAAATGGTACTTAATTGGTGGAACGGCAAATACCCTTGAAGACTGCGAAAACCTAATCGCCAAAAACGTCGATTATGTTGGCTTGGGGCCGTATCGGTTTACTAAAACCAAAGCTAATTTGAGCCCTATTTTGGGCTTGGAAGGCTATCAAGCTATTCTCGACACCTTAAAAAGCAGTACGCCTATTATTGCCATTGGAGGAATAAATGAAGCCGACATTCCTGAGCTTTTAAAAACCGGTGTTCACGGTATTGCCATGTCTGGAGCCATTACACAAGATTTCAACAACATTTCAAATATTAACAAACTTTTGGGCGCATCGGCCACCCAAGAGCAACGCCATACTTTTTAATATGAACGATTTACTAAAAATAACAGATAAAACATTTCAATCGAGATTATTTACTGGCACTGGAAAATTCAGTTCCAACCAACTAATGACAGAAGCCATTCTCGCTTCGGAAAGTGAGTTGGTTACGGTGGCTCTAAAACGTGTTGACGCCAACAACAGTAAGGATAAAATGCTGAAAAGCATCATGCAGCCCCACGTCAATCTATTGCCCAATACCTCGGGCGTTCGAAATGCCAAAGAAGCGGTGTTTGCGGCGCAATTGGCCCGTGAGGCTTTGGATACCAACTGGGTAAAATTGGAAATCCATCCCGACCCCAAATATTTGTTGCCCGACCCCATTGAAACCTTAAAAGCAGCCGAAGAACTGGTAAAATTAGGCTTTGTGGTGATGCCCTACATTCATGCCGACCCCGTGTTGTGCAAACGTTTGGAAGAAGTGGGAGCACAGTGTGTTATGCCATTGGGCGCACCAATTGGCACCAACAAAGGATTGAAAACCCTAGACTTTTTAGAAATTATTATCGAGCAAAGCAACGTTCCCGTAATTGTGGATGCTGGTATTGGTAGCCCGTCGCACGCCGCCTTTGCCATGGAACTGGGTGCCGATGCCGTTTTGGTCAATACCGCCATTGCCGTTTCGCAAAACCCTACCAACATGGCGAAAGCCTTCAAAATGGCCGTTCAAGCAGGAAGAATGGCCTACAACGCCAAATTGGCTTCCGTAAAAACCCACGCCGAAGCCAGTAGCCCGTTAACCAGTTTTTTAAAATAACCATACCTCATTACGAAGGAGGTACGACTGAAGTAATCTCATAATTGAAGTTCCCAATTCAAAAAAGAATTTCGCATAAAATATGAAAACCAATATTCAAAATCCAATAAAAAGTAGTTTCACAAACATTCTCGATACCTACAATTGGGACGAAACCTTGTCTAGTATCAACTCCAAAACGGCACAAGATGTAGAGCATGCTTTAGCTAAAACCAAACGCGATTTAGAAGATTTTAAGGCCCTCGTTTCACCAGCAGCCAAACCCTATTTAGAGCGAATGGCCCAACTGAGCCAAAGTATTACCAAAAAGCGCTTTGGCAATACCATACAAATGTACGTACCTATGTATTTAAGCAACGAATGCCAAAACATTTGTACGTATTGCGGATTTAGTATGACGAATAAAATTCCGCGCCGCACTCTTACCGATGCCGAAATTTTAAAAGAAGTTGCCTTTTTAAAAAATAAAGGCTACGACCATATTTTGTTGGTTACCGGTGAAGCCAACAAAACGGTTGGAGTTCCTTACATTAAAAATTCGATTAAACTGATTAACGAACAGTTTTCTAATATTACTATTGAAGTCCAGCCATTGGACCAAAATGAATACGAAGAGCTGATTGAAGCCAACTTATATGCCGTTTTGGTGTATCAAGAAACCTACAACAGGGCAGAGTATAAAAAACATCACCCGAAAGGGAAAAAATCGAATTTTAACTACCGATTGGAAACTCCCGACAGATTGGGCAGGGCTGGTGTTCACAAAATAGGATTGGGCGCATTGTTTGGTTTGGAAGACTGGCGTGCCGATAGTTTTTTTACGGCTTTGCATTTAAAATACCTCCAAAAAAAATATTGGAAAACCAAGTATTCCATTTCGTTTCCGAGGTTGCGTCCTCATTCCGGTGGATTGGAACCTAAAGTAGAAATGACCGACAGCGATTTGGCACAAACCATCTGTGCCTTCCGGTTATTGGATGAAGATGTGGAACTTTCCATGAGTACCCGCGAGAGTGAAACCTTCAGAAATCATATTGTCCATTTGGGCATTACCTCCATGAGTGCCGAATCGAAAACCAACCCCGGTGGTTATGTGGTAAAACCACAATCGTTGGAGCAGTTTGAAATTTCAGACGAACGCCCCACGGAAACCATTGCAGAAATGCTTCAAAATAATGGTTTGGAACCCGTTTGGAAAGACTGGGAAAACACTTGGTAAACGATAAAACATATTCAATTATTACGTATCAACGTCCATTCAAAAAACACAACTATCTAAAATTTAAATATTTACGTTCAATTATCGTGAAATTTTTACTACCTTTAAGGGGCTAACTGTAAATTTCTTCACGCTATGAGTACGCCAAGAATTCCTACCAATTACCACCATACCATTCACCCCGATGCGCCTTTTGATGTGGACACCGAATTATCGGGTGGCATGGATGCCCGGCACTCCGGACAAATTGCAACGGCACTTTCCGGAAGTGTGCAAAACATTATCAGCGGCAACCTGAATACTACCAATACACTAAAACTTACCGGAGATGCAAAAGAACCCGTGGCAACCGACAATAAAATGGAAATTTTAAATCTGCCTCGGTTCACCTTGCAAGACATCAAAGATTTGATGAAACATCGCGTGCGTATACCGAATTACACCAACATTTGTTTTAAAATGATGGGCGTAGAATTTTTTAGTATCTGCACTAGCGGCGAAGGGCAAATTATTACCGAACCTTACGTACCTACATCGGCTGAACTTTGCGAAGACGATTGTTGCCAACCCGACACCCGACCCTTCCCGAAAAGGAGTGACATTCGAGAAACCGACACCAAAAAACAAACGCCATGATGACCAAAGTACCCAATGCTACAATTGAAAATATCGATTTTGGAGATGAAACCATTATTTTGAATGGTGCACCTACACGGTTGAGCGGTACGGTACAGTTGCGCAACACCAATAAAACCAACACCCGAATTCGGTACATAGGTCTAAAACCCACTACCAGCAAAAGTTTAAACAAACTAAGTGATATTTCACTTTATATAAACACCAAACTGCGTGCCGGCGAAACCAAATTACAGTCGCTCACGGTCAGCCTTCCTCCAGAAACACCACCGGGCACTTATCATCAATTCATTGAAATTAAGGGCAAAAAAAAACAAGTTCAGTTGGTGGTTCAGCCTAGTATCAACATCGCTGTGCAACCCAACGAATTTACGCTTCAGGCTACTGCTCCGGGCACAAAACACAGCGTTAGTTTTACCGTTTTAAACAGGGGCAACCTCGATTTTCAAATCCCCAATCCTAAACACGTGGCAGCTCTCGATATGGATATGCTGTGCCGCGCCTTTGGTTTTGGAGTAAGAGATAGAAAAGCCAATGGTTTTAACGCGACCATGGACCAAATTACGCAACACATCAAAGAACAATTGCCCAATTGGGCCAACGCCAAAATTGCCGAGGCCGGACAAATAATAAAACCCGGCAAGCAGATGCTTGTTACGTTTTCTTTTGTGATGCCGAAGGAAGCCCAAGCCGATAACGACTACGATTTGAACGTTCGGTTTTGGGACCAAGAATTATCGTTTGTTATTAAATCGCACCAAGAATCTAAAATCACCTAAGCCATGGAAAACAGAAAACTAAAATCGAACGTGTTTAGCGATGCCGTTATGGAAAATATCCAAACCCTTTCGGACATGTCAATACAATTTTACGGCACCATGTTAGAAAATATGATAGGCAACAACGCCCCTGTTAGTGAACAAATGGGGCAGTTGGGCAAAAGTGCTTTGAACCCTCTTAAAGCCATTATGAATAACGAGGATTGCTGTGCGCCAAAAGAAAAATGCCCGCCACACTGCATTGCTTCCATCGATAGAAAAGCTATGGCTGGAGAGCGCATTATGATTCCTTTTACGGTAAAAAACAACTGTAGCTCAGCCAAAACCTATCAAGTAGGCATTCGGGAATTGACCGACCAGGATGGCACGTTAGCACCTTCGCAACCCAAGTTGAACAAAAACAGTGTGTCGCTTCAACCGCATGATTCCGAGCGCGTATTATTAGTACTCGATTTAGCCAATTTTAGTAATGGCACATATTCCGCAGAAATTGTGCTCCGCGAAAAGGAATACAACCAAAATATTTGTTTGACCGTTAATGTGGCCGACCACCATGCCACAACGGCAACGCCGCATGAAGAGAAAAAATTCAAGTTGAAATGGCAAAGTTGGCAATCGCACTTTTACTGCGAACCCCAACAAAACCGCGACCGCCAAAACACTTAAAAAATGACCAAAACAACCGACAATCAGCCTTTGGAAACCTTGTTTAAGCAAACTTTGGAACTGAATAAAAAATACATGAACCAAAGTTTAAATCTACTGAACCAATGGAGCAAACAGCCCAACAAGTCGAGCAACCTGTTTGTTTTTAAGCCCGAACAGTACAACAAGGCGTTTAAGGCGTTTGCCCAATTGAATTTAGAATATTATAACCACGCCATGCAATTGGGTTTGGGGATGGTGGATTCATTTTTAAATGGTGAAAACAATGAAAATGAAATGGTAACTGAACCAGCTTTTGAACTGTCGGCCAATGCTGAAGCGGGTTCAAGCGTGACTTTGGAATTTGTTTTGGAAAACACCAAAACCGAAACTGCCGAATGCCAACTCACCAATTCCATTTTTATAAACAGCGCATCCGAAGAATTTCCTAGTATCAAAACTACATTCAGTCCGCAAAAATTCACCCAAAAGCCGGGTGAGTCCAGCACGGTAAAAATCACCTTGCGGATTCCAAAAAACACACCGCCCAATATGTATTTCAGCAATGCGTCGGTGGTAGGCTACGAGCCTTCATTTTTCAGAATCCACCTCAATGTGCAACCCCCACAAACCAAAACCACCAATGCCAAATCGAAAAAATAGCAAAAAAAACGCATCGGGTGCTGGCGAATCGAAAAAGGATAAAAACGAATCGTGGATAGACCCCGACCGCGTGGTGAACAAAGCGCAGAACATCGTTAATTCTGCCGTTAATATTTTAGAGGAAGAAATAGCCGCGGGTATTTTGGCTGCCAAAAACATTGAAAAAAAACTGATTGATGTTGACGAACTGAGGAGCAACCCCGATGCCTTGATGAACCGCATTAGGCGCGATTCGCACGAAGTACTCGATTTAGTGATTGATGGCTTTGCTTCCATTACCAGCCAAATGAACGAGGTTCTTGAAGCTTTGAAAAACGAAACGAATTCAACTTCAAAAAAAAATAAGTCCGCTT from Tamlana crocina includes:
- the thiC gene encoding phosphomethylpyrimidine synthase ThiC, with protein sequence MKNKDTAPKQEQITRQPFPNSKKIYVQGKIHPQIKVAMREISLSDTKDTFTGKLTPNEPVTVYDTSGPYTDPNKEINVHNGIERIREPWILDRGDVEQLDAFSSKYCNERLNDKSLDHMRFAHLKKPLRAKKGKNVTQLHYAKKGIITPEMEYIAIRENQRIDEMTEIAKQHPGQNFGAAIPKKITPEFVREEVARGRAVIPSNINHPEAEPMILGRNFLVKINANIGNSATTSSIEEEVEKAVWACRWGADNIMDLSTGQNIHETREWIIRNSPVPVGTVPIYQALEKVNGVAEDLTWEIFRDTLIEQAEQGVDYFTIHAGVLLRYVPMTAKRVTGIVSRGGSIMAKWCLAHHKESFLYTHFEEICEILKQYDVAFSLGDGLRPGSVADANDEAQFAELETLGELTQIARKHEVQCFIEGPGHVPMHMIKENMEKQIEVCDEAPFYTLGPLTTDIAPGYDHITSGIGAAMIGWYGCAMLCYVTPKEHLGLPNKDDVRTGVVTYKLAAHAADLAKGHPGAQHRDNALSKARFEFRWEDQFNLGLDPELAREYHDETLPAAGAKIAHFCSMCGPKFCSMKISQEVRDFAKENDIVENEVIKKGMEEKSQEFKEKGSEVYL
- a CDS encoding thiamine phosphate synthase, giving the protein MVVLIAPEQDIKNEISILNQLFEAGLEYFHLRKPHKNYQSHGEYLNQIDKRFHNRIVVHQHHKLINDYNLKGIHFQEAKRREVSLDTLQSIRNNQSICMSSSFHCTEELMACEFEFDYHLLSPVFSSISKKGYRGRGFDVNHINKPIIGMGGVTTKNLSEFTKLGYQGVGVLGGIWQSETPVQDFKTMKHHFE
- a CDS encoding hydroxymethylpyrimidine/phosphomethylpyrimidine kinase, translated to MQNDKTYILTIAGHDPSGGAGLTSDIKTFETHGLYGLSVCTAITVQNDVDFKTCDWVKPEVISDQIDVLFQRFQISVVKIGIVESWDVLLSILKQLNHLNPDIKIVLDPIFKASAGFDFHTSENQQLLDSIWDRCFIITPNYDEIQSLYPEKDIETTLEHISTKTQIYLKGGHRTDKPGWDALYHSKIVKINIPPSVEKVSEKHGSGCVLSSALASNLALEIPLEDAAQHAKYYTEQFLNSNSGLLGHHNYQLKH
- the thiE gene encoding thiamine phosphate synthase, which produces MQIAKLHYISQGDSPEAHLKNVQKACTYGAELVQLRLKNYSEDIILKTAEQAREITAHFQTRLIINDHYKIAKVIKADGVHLGKTDTCPAEAREYLGKWYLIGGTANTLEDCENLIAKNVDYVGLGPYRFTKTKANLSPILGLEGYQAILDTLKSSTPIIAIGGINEADIPELLKTGVHGIAMSGAITQDFNNISNINKLLGASATQEQRHTF
- a CDS encoding thiazole synthase, giving the protein MNDLLKITDKTFQSRLFTGTGKFSSNQLMTEAILASESELVTVALKRVDANNSKDKMLKSIMQPHVNLLPNTSGVRNAKEAVFAAQLAREALDTNWVKLEIHPDPKYLLPDPIETLKAAEELVKLGFVVMPYIHADPVLCKRLEEVGAQCVMPLGAPIGTNKGLKTLDFLEIIIEQSNVPVIVDAGIGSPSHAAFAMELGADAVLVNTAIAVSQNPTNMAKAFKMAVQAGRMAYNAKLASVKTHAEASSPLTSFLK
- the thiH gene encoding 2-iminoacetate synthase ThiH, encoding MKTNIQNPIKSSFTNILDTYNWDETLSSINSKTAQDVEHALAKTKRDLEDFKALVSPAAKPYLERMAQLSQSITKKRFGNTIQMYVPMYLSNECQNICTYCGFSMTNKIPRRTLTDAEILKEVAFLKNKGYDHILLVTGEANKTVGVPYIKNSIKLINEQFSNITIEVQPLDQNEYEELIEANLYAVLVYQETYNRAEYKKHHPKGKKSNFNYRLETPDRLGRAGVHKIGLGALFGLEDWRADSFFTALHLKYLQKKYWKTKYSISFPRLRPHSGGLEPKVEMTDSDLAQTICAFRLLDEDVELSMSTRESETFRNHIVHLGITSMSAESKTNPGGYVVKPQSLEQFEISDERPTETIAEMLQNNGLEPVWKDWENTW